A region from the Enterobacter roggenkampii genome encodes:
- the tyrR gene encoding transcriptional regulator TyrR, producing the protein MRLEVFCEDRLGLTRELLDLLVLRSIDLRGIEIDPVGRIYLNFAEIEFNTFSSLMAEIRRIAGVTDVRTIPWMPSEREHLALSALLEAMPEPFLSLDLKSKVERVNHASCQLFAQSQEKLSNHHAAQLIPGFNFQRWLDSNPQNTHSEHVVINGQNFLMEITPVYLKGEGNTRVLTGAVIMLRSTLRMGRQLQNLSSQDVGAFSQIIAVSPKMRHVVDQARKLASLTAPLLITGDTGTGKDLLAHAVHLASPRAAKPYLALNCASIPEDAVESELFGHAPEGKKGFFEQANGGSVLLDEIGEMSPRMQAKLLRFLNDGTFRRVGEDHEVHVDVRVICATQKNLVELVQKGIFREDLYYRLNVLTLNIPPLRDCPQDIMPLTELFVARFADEQGVPRPKLSADLGTVLMRYGWPGNIRQLKNAVYRALTQLEGYELRPQDILLPDYDAGTVSVGEEAMEGSLDDITSRFERSVLTQLYRSYPSTRKLAKRLGVSHTAIANKLREYGLNHKKGDE; encoded by the coding sequence ATGCGTCTTGAAGTCTTCTGTGAAGACCGTCTCGGTCTGACCCGCGAATTACTCGATCTTCTTGTTTTACGTAGCATTGATTTACGTGGCATTGAGATCGATCCTGTCGGGCGAATTTACCTCAATTTTGCCGAAATTGAATTTAATACCTTCAGCAGCCTGATGGCGGAAATCCGCCGTATCGCTGGCGTTACGGATGTACGCACCATTCCCTGGATGCCGTCCGAGCGTGAGCACCTGGCGCTGAGCGCGCTGCTGGAAGCCATGCCTGAACCGTTCCTCTCTCTGGATTTGAAAAGCAAAGTTGAGCGCGTTAACCACGCGAGCTGCCAGCTTTTCGCGCAGAGCCAGGAGAAGCTCAGCAATCATCACGCCGCGCAGCTGATCCCCGGTTTTAACTTCCAGCGCTGGCTGGACAGCAATCCGCAGAACACGCACAGCGAGCATGTGGTGATTAACGGGCAGAATTTCCTGATGGAGATCACGCCGGTCTATCTGAAAGGGGAAGGGAATACCCGCGTGTTGACCGGGGCGGTGATCATGCTGCGCTCGACGCTACGCATGGGTCGTCAGCTGCAAAACCTCTCCAGTCAGGACGTTGGCGCGTTCAGCCAGATTATTGCCGTCAGCCCGAAAATGCGTCATGTGGTTGATCAGGCGCGTAAGCTCGCAAGCCTGACCGCGCCGCTGCTGATTACCGGCGATACCGGCACCGGGAAAGACCTGCTGGCTCACGCCGTGCATCTGGCGAGCCCGCGTGCGGCTAAGCCTTATCTGGCACTTAACTGCGCCTCTATCCCGGAAGATGCCGTTGAAAGCGAGCTGTTTGGTCACGCGCCGGAGGGCAAGAAAGGCTTCTTCGAGCAGGCTAACGGCGGCTCCGTGCTGCTGGACGAGATCGGCGAAATGTCGCCGCGTATGCAGGCTAAGCTGCTGCGTTTCCTGAACGACGGCACGTTCCGCCGCGTCGGTGAGGATCACGAGGTGCATGTGGACGTGCGCGTCATTTGCGCCACCCAGAAGAACCTGGTGGAACTGGTGCAAAAGGGGATCTTCCGCGAAGATCTCTATTACCGCCTTAACGTCCTGACGCTGAACATTCCGCCGCTGCGCGATTGTCCGCAGGACATCATGCCGCTTACGGAGCTGTTCGTCGCCCGCTTTGCCGATGAGCAGGGGGTTCCTCGTCCGAAGCTGTCTGCCGATCTGGGCACGGTGCTTATGCGCTACGGCTGGCCGGGGAACATTCGTCAGCTCAAAAACGCCGTATATCGTGCGCTGACCCAGCTTGAAGGGTATGAACTGCGCCCGCAAGATATCCTGTTGCCGGATTACGACGCCGGAACGGTATCGGTAGGGGAAGAGGCGATGGAAGGGTCGCTTGATGACATCACCAGCCGTTTCGAGCGTTCTGTGCTGACGCAGCTGTACCGCAGCTATCCCAGCACCCGCAAACTGGCAAAACGCCTGGGCGTCTCGCACACCGCAATCGCCAATAAGCTACGTGAGTATGGTTTGAATCATAAGAAAGGTGACGAATAA
- a CDS encoding OmpG family monomeric porin, protein MSTLLKSAALVLCAGVSCAHATETAKQWEFNIGAMYEIENVEGQGEDKDGLYEPSVWFNATWDAWTISLAMYQEGPVDYSSMTRGTYFDRPEFELRYRFIGTDDFTFGLTGGFRNYGYHFKDEHGARDGSANMQRYKIQPDWDIKLTDDWRFGGWFAMYQFANDLEKTGYSDSRVETETGFTWTINDTFAAKVNYYLERGFNMDGSRNNGEFSTQEIRAYLPISLGQTTLTPYTRLGLDRWSNWDWQDDPEREGHDFNRLGMQYAYDFNNGLSMTLEYAYEWENHDEGKNDRFHYAGVGVNYAF, encoded by the coding sequence ATGAGTACTCTACTAAAAAGTGCTGCGCTCGTGCTGTGCGCAGGGGTGAGCTGCGCACATGCAACAGAAACGGCTAAACAATGGGAATTTAATATTGGCGCGATGTATGAAATTGAAAACGTCGAAGGCCAGGGAGAAGATAAAGACGGATTATATGAACCCTCCGTGTGGTTTAATGCGACCTGGGATGCCTGGACTATTTCGCTGGCGATGTATCAGGAAGGGCCGGTTGATTATAGCAGCATGACCCGTGGGACCTATTTCGATCGCCCGGAATTTGAATTACGCTATCGTTTTATTGGTACCGATGATTTCACGTTCGGTCTGACCGGTGGTTTCCGTAATTATGGCTATCACTTTAAGGATGAACACGGCGCCAGAGACGGCAGCGCAAATATGCAGCGCTACAAAATTCAGCCGGACTGGGATATTAAATTAACCGACGACTGGCGTTTCGGCGGCTGGTTTGCCATGTATCAGTTTGCCAACGATCTGGAAAAAACAGGCTATTCAGACAGCCGCGTCGAAACCGAAACGGGCTTTACCTGGACCATTAACGACACCTTTGCCGCTAAAGTGAATTACTATTTAGAGCGCGGTTTCAATATGGACGGTTCACGTAATAACGGCGAGTTCTCCACTCAGGAAATTCGCGCCTACCTGCCTATTTCATTGGGTCAGACGACCTTAACGCCTTACACCCGACTGGGGCTCGATCGCTGGTCGAACTGGGACTGGCAGGACGATCCTGAGCGTGAAGGACATGATTTCAACCGTCTGGGTATGCAGTACGCCTATGACTTCAACAACGGTTTATCCATGACGCTTGAATACGCCTACGAATGGGAAAACCATGACGAGGGTAAAAACGACCGCTTCCACTATGCGGGCGTTGGGGTAAATTACGCATTCTGA
- a CDS encoding LacI family DNA-binding transcriptional regulator: MSPTIYDIARVAGVSKSTVSRVLNKQTNISPEARDKVLKAIDELNYQPNKLARALTSSGFDAIMVISTRSTKTTAGNPFFSDVLHAITAKAEEEGFDVILQTSKSSEDDLLKCVSKIKQKMIKGIIMLSSPANESFFTTLDAYGVPVVVIGKVEGEYQNIYSVDTDNFHDSATLTETFIKNGRRKIACLHAPLEYHVSIDRLAGYKASLEKHHIAINPDWIMDGGYTHESALKAALELLSSPTPPDAVFATDSMKLLGLYRAADELNLMIPEQVVIAGYSDPMLSLILTPAPGGFDIPTRKLGEESCDLLFRRIAGHPAPQKVLVDTHFLLAASLR, from the coding sequence ATGTCACCCACCATTTATGATATCGCACGGGTTGCGGGCGTATCGAAATCAACCGTTTCCCGCGTTCTGAATAAACAAACGAATATTTCTCCTGAAGCGCGTGACAAAGTGCTGAAGGCGATTGACGAATTAAATTATCAGCCCAACAAACTGGCCCGTGCCCTGACCTCTTCAGGATTCGATGCCATTATGGTTATTTCGACCCGTTCAACCAAAACCACTGCCGGCAATCCTTTTTTCTCCGATGTTCTTCACGCCATTACGGCAAAAGCGGAAGAAGAAGGATTCGATGTTATTTTACAAACCTCAAAAAGCAGTGAAGACGATCTCCTGAAATGCGTGAGTAAAATAAAACAGAAGATGATCAAAGGGATCATCATGCTGAGTTCACCCGCAAATGAATCCTTTTTCACCACGCTGGACGCGTATGGCGTACCGGTAGTGGTTATCGGCAAAGTGGAAGGTGAGTATCAGAATATTTATTCCGTCGACACGGATAATTTTCATGACAGCGCCACGCTGACGGAAACCTTTATCAAAAACGGCCGCCGGAAAATTGCCTGCCTGCATGCGCCGCTTGAATATCATGTTTCGATCGATCGCCTGGCGGGTTATAAAGCCAGTCTGGAAAAGCACCATATTGCGATTAACCCGGACTGGATCATGGATGGTGGTTATACCCATGAGAGTGCGCTTAAGGCGGCTCTGGAACTGCTCTCTTCACCCACGCCGCCTGATGCCGTATTTGCTACCGACAGCATGAAGTTACTCGGCCTTTATCGCGCGGCGGATGAGTTAAATCTGATGATACCGGAACAGGTGGTGATAGCCGGATACAGTGACCCGATGCTGTCTCTCATTTTAACGCCCGCACCAGGCGGCTTTGATATCCCCACCCGCAAACTGGGGGAAGAGAGCTGCGATCTTCTCTTCAGGCGTATTGCGGGTCACCCCGCCCCGCAAAAAGTGCTGGTTGATACCCATTTTTTACTGGCGGCCTCGCTGCGCTAA
- a CDS encoding YcjX family protein, translating into MKRLKNEINSLVNRGVDRHLRLAVTGLSRSGKTAFITAMVNQLLNLHAGARLPLLGAVREERLLGVKRVPQRDFGIPRFTYDEGLAQLYGDPPAWPTPTRGVSEIRLALRFRSNESLMRHFKDTSTLYLEIVDYPGEWLLDLPMLAQDYLSWSRQMTGLLQGQRAGWSAKWRQLCEGLDPLAPADENRLAAIADAWTAYLHQCKQEGLHFIQPGRFVLPGDLAGAPALQFFPWPDVDGVGESTLAQADKHTNAGMLRERYHYYCEKVVKGFYKNHFLRFDRQIVLVDCLQPLNSGPQAFNDMRLALTQLMQSFHYGQRTLFRRLFSPVIDKLLFAATKADHVTVDQHANMVSLLQQLVQDAWQNAAFEGISMDCLGLASVQATQSGLIDLNGEKIPALRGNRLSDGEPLTVYPGEVPARLPGQAFWQNQGFQFEAFRPQAMSVDRPLPHIRLDAALEFLIGDKLR; encoded by the coding sequence ATGAAGCGACTTAAAAACGAAATCAATTCACTGGTAAACCGCGGCGTTGACCGTCATCTTCGACTGGCGGTGACGGGGTTGAGCCGAAGCGGTAAGACGGCGTTTATCACCGCGATGGTGAACCAGCTCCTGAACCTGCACGCCGGGGCGCGTCTGCCGTTGCTTGGCGCGGTGCGGGAAGAGCGTCTGTTGGGCGTTAAGCGCGTTCCTCAGCGTGATTTTGGTATTCCCCGTTTTACCTATGACGAAGGGCTGGCACAGCTGTATGGCGACCCGCCCGCGTGGCCGACGCCGACGCGAGGGGTCAGTGAAATTCGCCTTGCGCTGCGTTTCCGCTCGAATGAATCCCTGATGCGCCATTTCAAGGATACCTCCACGCTATACCTTGAAATCGTCGATTATCCCGGCGAATGGCTGCTCGACCTGCCGATGCTGGCGCAGGATTACCTCAGCTGGTCACGCCAGATGACGGGATTGCTGCAGGGGCAACGCGCCGGGTGGTCGGCCAAATGGCGACAGCTGTGCGAAGGGCTGGACCCGCTTGCGCCAGCAGATGAAAACCGTCTGGCGGCCATTGCCGACGCCTGGACGGCGTATTTACACCAGTGTAAACAGGAAGGGTTACACTTCATTCAGCCGGGGCGCTTTGTTCTGCCGGGTGATTTAGCGGGCGCGCCTGCGCTTCAGTTTTTCCCCTGGCCGGATGTGGATGGGGTGGGCGAGTCGACGCTGGCGCAGGCGGATAAGCATACTAACGCCGGTATGCTGCGCGAGCGCTACCATTACTATTGTGAGAAGGTGGTCAAGGGATTCTATAAGAACCACTTTTTACGATTTGACCGTCAGATTGTGCTTGTGGATTGTCTGCAGCCGCTCAACAGCGGGCCACAGGCATTCAACGACATGCGCCTTGCCCTGACGCAGCTGATGCAAAGTTTTCACTACGGGCAGCGGACGCTGTTCCGCCGTCTTTTCTCACCGGTGATCGACAAACTGCTCTTTGCGGCCACAAAAGCCGATCACGTCACCGTCGACCAGCATGCCAATATGGTGTCGCTGCTACAGCAGCTGGTACAGGACGCCTGGCAAAACGCCGCCTTCGAAGGGATCAGCATGGATTGCCTTGGGCTCGCGTCCGTGCAGGCGACGCAAAGCGGGCTAATCGACCTTAACGGCGAGAAAATACCGGCATTACGCGGGAACCGGCTCAGCGACGGTGAACCGCTTACTGTCTACCCAGGCGAAGTGCCTGCGCGTCTGCCGGGTCAGGCCTTCTGGCAGAATCAGGGCTTCCAGTTTGAAGCCTTCCGCCCGCAGGCCATGAGCGTCGACAGGCCTTTACCGCACATCCGTCTGGATGCGGCACTGGAGTTTTTGATTGGAGATAAGTTGCGATGA
- the pgmB gene encoding beta-phosphoglucomutase produces MKPEAVVFDLDGVITDTAHLHFLAWRSVAQEIGITIDEVINEELKGISRMESLQRILRHGGKEGAFDDKQCLALAGKKNALYVASLSSLTEASLLPGIREVLADIRAAEVKIGLASVSLNAPGILHALGIHDAFDFCADASRIVCSKPDPEIFLAACAGLNVRPEAAIGVEDAPAGVAAINAAGMLSVGIGSGLAHAGLQLHSTQELTWKCLTDFWASRAY; encoded by the coding sequence ATGAAGCCTGAAGCTGTTGTATTCGATCTTGATGGGGTCATCACCGATACCGCACATCTGCACTTTCTCGCCTGGCGTTCGGTCGCGCAGGAGATCGGCATCACCATCGATGAGGTGATCAACGAGGAGCTGAAGGGAATTAGCCGCATGGAATCCCTGCAGCGGATCCTGCGACACGGTGGGAAAGAGGGGGCGTTTGACGACAAACAATGCCTGGCGCTGGCGGGGAAGAAAAATGCGCTCTACGTCGCATCGCTGTCGTCATTGACCGAGGCGTCGCTGCTGCCGGGTATCCGGGAGGTGCTGGCGGACATTCGGGCGGCAGAGGTGAAAATTGGGCTCGCCTCCGTTTCCCTCAATGCACCTGGAATACTGCATGCCCTGGGTATTCATGACGCCTTTGATTTTTGCGCTGATGCTTCCCGTATCGTCTGTTCAAAACCGGATCCGGAGATCTTCCTCGCCGCGTGTGCTGGCCTGAACGTCCGCCCCGAGGCGGCCATTGGGGTCGAAGATGCGCCCGCAGGCGTGGCGGCGATCAACGCGGCGGGCATGCTGTCGGTCGGGATTGGCTCAGGCCTGGCCCATGCGGGACTACAGCTTCATTCGACGCAGGAACTGACCTGGAAATGCCTGACCGATTTCTGGGCCTCCCGGGCGTATTGA
- a CDS encoding ABC transporter ATP-binding protein, with the protein MAQLSLKHIQKIYDNQVHVVKDFNLEIEDKEFIVFVGPSGCGKSTTLRMIAGLEEISAGELVIDGVCMNDVPAKSRDIAMVFQNYALYPHMTVYDNMAFGLKMQKIAPAVIEERVNWAAQILGLREYLKRKPGALSGGQRQRVALGRAIVREAGVFLMDEPLSNLDAKLRVQMRAEISKLHQKLNTTMIYVTHDQTEAMTMATRIVILKDGIIQQVGAPKQVYNEPANMFVAGFIGSPAMNFVRGAIDDRYFVTETLRLAIPEDKLAALQAAGYQRKAVVFGIRPEDILTQQSSGENIAAKVSVAELTGAEFMLYATVGGHELVVRAGAANDYAAGDNIGIQFDMNKCHFFDADTEAAIR; encoded by the coding sequence ATGGCACAACTGTCACTGAAACATATTCAGAAAATTTACGATAACCAGGTCCACGTGGTGAAGGATTTTAACCTCGAAATCGAGGACAAGGAGTTTATCGTTTTTGTCGGCCCGTCTGGCTGCGGTAAATCGACGACGCTGCGCATGATTGCCGGGCTGGAGGAGATTTCCGCCGGTGAACTGGTGATCGACGGTGTTTGTATGAACGATGTGCCCGCCAAATCGCGCGACATCGCCATGGTGTTCCAGAACTATGCGCTTTACCCGCATATGACGGTCTATGACAACATGGCGTTTGGCCTGAAGATGCAGAAAATCGCTCCGGCGGTTATCGAAGAGCGCGTCAACTGGGCCGCACAAATCCTCGGCCTACGGGAGTACCTCAAGCGTAAACCCGGCGCGCTGTCCGGCGGCCAGCGTCAGCGCGTGGCGTTGGGCAGGGCGATAGTGCGGGAAGCGGGCGTGTTCCTGATGGATGAACCGCTCTCCAACCTCGATGCCAAGCTCCGCGTGCAGATGCGGGCTGAAATCAGCAAGCTTCACCAGAAGCTCAATACCACGATGATTTACGTGACCCACGATCAGACGGAAGCCATGACGATGGCGACCCGTATTGTGATCTTAAAAGACGGCATTATTCAGCAGGTCGGTGCACCGAAGCAGGTATACAACGAGCCGGCAAACATGTTTGTTGCGGGGTTCATTGGCTCGCCAGCCATGAACTTTGTTCGTGGTGCCATCGACGACCGCTATTTCGTCACGGAAACGCTGCGCCTGGCGATCCCGGAAGACAAGCTCGCTGCACTGCAAGCCGCTGGATATCAGCGTAAAGCTGTGGTCTTTGGGATCCGCCCGGAAGATATTCTCACCCAGCAGAGTAGCGGTGAAAATATCGCGGCGAAAGTCAGCGTAGCCGAATTGACCGGTGCGGAGTTCATGCTCTACGCCACCGTTGGCGGCCATGAGCTGGTGGTTCGCGCGGGAGCCGCGAATGATTATGCCGCTGGGGATAATATCGGCATCCAGTTCGATATGAATAAGTGCCATTTCTTCGACGCCGATACCGAAGCGGCTATTAGATAA
- a CDS encoding YcjF family protein, translated as MTEPLKPRIDFTGTLEQNPQEAFKTAQTFSGTQADNFAPALQDEPVVEDGPAEAVVDAALRPKRSLWRRMVTAGLALFGVSVVGQGVQWTMNAWHTQDWVALGGCAAGALIVGAGVGSVATEWRRLWRLRQRAHERDEARDLLHSHGTGKGRAFCEKLASQAGIDQSHPALQRWYAAIHETQNDREVVTLYSHMVQPVLDAQARREISRSAAESTLMIAVSPLALVDMAFIAWRNLRLINRIANLYGIELGYYSRIRLFKLVLLNIAFAGASELVREVGMDWMSQDLAARLSARAAQGIGAGLLTARLGIKAMEVCRPLPWIDGDKPRLGDFRRELIGQLKETLNKKPSP; from the coding sequence ATGACGGAACCGTTAAAACCGCGCATTGACTTTACCGGAACGCTTGAGCAGAACCCTCAGGAGGCGTTCAAAACGGCGCAGACGTTCAGCGGTACCCAGGCCGATAACTTTGCCCCGGCGCTGCAGGACGAGCCGGTTGTTGAGGATGGTCCGGCGGAGGCGGTCGTGGACGCCGCGCTGCGTCCAAAACGCAGCCTGTGGCGCAGGATGGTCACCGCCGGTCTGGCGCTGTTTGGCGTAAGCGTGGTGGGTCAGGGCGTGCAGTGGACGATGAATGCCTGGCACACGCAGGACTGGGTGGCGCTGGGCGGATGTGCCGCAGGCGCGCTGATTGTGGGGGCTGGCGTCGGGTCGGTTGCCACCGAATGGCGTCGACTCTGGCGTCTGCGACAGCGCGCGCACGAGCGTGATGAAGCGCGGGATCTGCTCCACAGTCACGGCACCGGGAAAGGGCGCGCGTTCTGTGAAAAGCTGGCCAGCCAGGCCGGAATCGATCAGTCGCATCCGGCGCTTCAGCGCTGGTATGCCGCCATCCATGAAACTCAGAATGACCGGGAAGTGGTGACGCTCTATTCCCACATGGTACAGCCGGTGCTGGATGCTCAGGCGCGGCGCGAAATCAGCCGTTCTGCGGCGGAATCTACATTGATGATTGCCGTCAGCCCGCTGGCGCTGGTCGATATGGCCTTTATCGCCTGGCGTAACCTGCGCCTGATCAACCGTATTGCGAACCTTTACGGCATAGAGCTGGGTTACTACAGTCGGATCAGACTGTTTAAGCTGGTCCTGCTCAATATCGCGTTTGCCGGGGCGAGTGAGCTGGTGCGCGAAGTGGGCATGGACTGGATGTCGCAGGATCTGGCGGCGCGTCTTTCTGCCCGTGCGGCTCAGGGCATCGGTGCGGGATTATTGACCGCACGCCTGGGGATTAAAGCGATGGAAGTCTGCCGTCCGCTGCCCTGGATTGACGGCGATAAGCCCCGGCTGGGGGATTTCAGGCGTGAACTGATCGGCCAGCTCAAAGAGACGCTTAATAAAAAACCTTCGCCGTGA